A genomic window from Cupriavidus metallidurans CH34 includes:
- the htpX gene encoding protease HtpX yields MKRIFLFLATNLAVMLVLSVTASLLGVNRFLTSNGLNLGMLLAFAALMGFGGSFISLLMSKTIAKWSTGAQVITHPSTSTELWLVQTVEKLATRAGLPMPEVAIYDGEPNAFATGASKSSSLVAVSTGLLQSMSHDEVEAVLAHEVAHIANGDMVTLTLIQGVVNTFVIFMARVVGYFVDSWLRRNDEESSGPGIGYMVTVVVCEIVFGILASVIVATFSRHREYRADAGAAKLLGTPSPMVAALRRLGGLDADGLPQNMQAMGISGGKSWLALFASHPPIESRIAALQGTR; encoded by the coding sequence ATGAAACGTATCTTTCTGTTCCTGGCGACCAACCTCGCCGTCATGCTTGTCCTCAGTGTCACGGCCAGCCTGCTGGGCGTGAATCGCTTCCTGACCTCGAACGGCCTCAACCTCGGAATGTTGCTGGCATTCGCGGCGTTGATGGGCTTCGGTGGCTCGTTCATCTCGTTGCTGATGTCCAAGACCATCGCCAAGTGGTCGACCGGCGCCCAGGTCATCACCCACCCGAGCACCAGCACGGAGCTCTGGCTCGTGCAGACCGTCGAGAAGCTGGCCACGCGCGCCGGCCTGCCGATGCCAGAGGTGGCGATCTACGATGGCGAGCCCAACGCATTCGCTACCGGCGCGTCGAAGAGCAGCTCGCTGGTGGCTGTGTCCACGGGCCTGCTGCAGTCGATGTCGCACGACGAGGTCGAGGCCGTGCTCGCGCACGAAGTGGCCCACATCGCCAATGGCGACATGGTCACGCTGACGTTGATTCAAGGCGTGGTGAACACGTTCGTGATCTTCATGGCACGCGTGGTCGGCTACTTCGTCGATTCGTGGCTGCGCCGCAATGACGAGGAGTCGAGCGGCCCCGGTATCGGCTACATGGTCACCGTGGTGGTCTGCGAGATCGTCTTCGGCATCCTGGCCAGCGTCATCGTCGCCACGTTCTCGCGTCATCGCGAATATCGTGCCGACGCCGGCGCGGCGAAGCTGCTCGGCACGCCGAGCCCGATGGTGGCGGCATTGCGCCGCCTGGGTGGTCTGGACGCCGACGGCCTGCCGCAGAACATGCAGGCGATGGGTATCTCGGGCGGCAAGTCGTGGCTGGCGCTGTTTGCAAGCCACCCGCCGATCGAATCGCGCATCGCGGCCCTGCAAGGCACCCGCTAA
- a CDS encoding MFS transporter codes for MASHALRQARVLALCQALYTSALSVDLTLTGLVGYTLAPNKALATLPFALITVASALTAIAAAFLIERLGRRPAFCLGGLACMAGGLVSVLAIWRHDFVLFCLGTALVGVFQAFARFYRLAAADAAPLAEKPRAISAVLTGGVVAAVCGPAIAAWSADMMQPLPFAGSYAVVAVFGALSVAVLALAYREPPATAHAAAAVDNLPARPLGEIFRQPVFLASFANNGIGNAVMMFMMTATPIAAVACQHTIKQGAQIIEWHLVGMYAPSFFSGWLLQRFGNPVMLVSGIALSALAAIVALCSTTLPAFYLALLCLGVGWNFMFVGGTTLLTSSYRPAERARTQAASEFSAAALTALATLAAGQVLNQWGWQGVNLAVLPALAVALAVTLAWQRQERLAPSAAGV; via the coding sequence ATGGCTTCCCACGCATTGCGGCAGGCGCGCGTGTTGGCGCTGTGCCAGGCACTCTATACCTCGGCGCTGTCCGTCGACCTGACGCTGACGGGGCTGGTCGGCTACACCCTCGCGCCGAACAAGGCGCTGGCCACGCTGCCATTCGCGCTGATTACCGTGGCATCGGCGCTGACCGCCATCGCCGCGGCTTTCCTGATCGAGCGACTTGGCCGACGCCCGGCGTTCTGCCTCGGCGGACTGGCCTGCATGGCCGGTGGTCTGGTTTCGGTGCTGGCGATCTGGCGGCACGACTTCGTGTTGTTTTGTCTCGGTACGGCGCTGGTCGGAGTGTTCCAGGCATTCGCGCGCTTCTATCGCCTGGCCGCTGCCGATGCCGCGCCGCTTGCCGAGAAGCCGCGTGCGATATCGGCCGTGCTGACCGGTGGGGTAGTGGCGGCGGTGTGTGGCCCCGCGATCGCGGCCTGGAGCGCTGACATGATGCAGCCGCTGCCGTTTGCCGGCTCCTACGCGGTAGTTGCCGTGTTCGGCGCGCTATCCGTGGCCGTGCTGGCGCTGGCCTATCGGGAACCACCGGCAACGGCGCACGCTGCGGCGGCTGTGGATAACCTTCCGGCCCGGCCGCTCGGCGAGATCTTTCGCCAGCCTGTGTTCCTGGCATCGTTTGCGAACAACGGTATCGGCAACGCCGTGATGATGTTCATGATGACGGCCACGCCGATCGCGGCCGTGGCGTGCCAGCACACGATCAAGCAGGGCGCCCAGATCATCGAATGGCACCTGGTCGGCATGTATGCGCCATCGTTCTTCTCCGGCTGGCTGCTGCAGCGCTTCGGCAATCCGGTGATGCTGGTGAGCGGCATCGCGTTGTCGGCGCTCGCGGCCATCGTCGCGCTGTGCTCGACCACGCTGCCGGCCTTCTATCTCGCCCTGCTTTGTCTGGGCGTGGGGTGGAACTTCATGTTCGTCGGCGGCACGACGCTGCTGACCAGCAGCTACCGCCCGGCGGAGCGGGCACGGACGCAGGCGGCCAGCGAGTTTTCCGCAGCCGCGCTGACCGCGCTGGCCACACTGGCGGCGGGGCAGGTGTTGAACCAGTGGGGTTGGCAGGGCGTGAACCTGGCGGTGCTGCCGGCATTGGCGGTGGCTCTTGCCGTGACGCTGGCGTGGCAGCGTCAGGAGCGGCTGGCGCCGTCGGCGGCGGGCGTATGA
- a CDS encoding GlxA family transcriptional regulator, with translation MHPAPEPPRVVVIVAPDPAQELDVTGPTAVFGAANKLCGRESPPYDLHVVSVSDDAIVRTESGLRILADAPYHRIVEQVGRPIDTLLISGGSGHARAAEDEQLIGWLRTQATQVRRMGAVCTGAFVLAGTGLLDAQRVTTHWRHAERLAHRHPELDVDADPIWIRAGRFYTSAGVSAGMDLSLALVEEDLGHTVSLDVARDLVLFLRRPGNQAQFSTVLRAQAAQSPELRALQTWIADNLGRDLSVGVLAEQVAMSPRNFARVFVKQVGDTPARYVERLRVEAVRRLLEGGDRRLEAIAHVTGFGNADVMRQAFQRHVQTTPERYRAAFRGEGQAVALAAA, from the coding sequence ATGCACCCAGCCCCCGAACCGCCGCGCGTTGTCGTCATCGTCGCGCCCGATCCTGCGCAGGAACTCGACGTCACCGGGCCGACCGCCGTGTTCGGTGCCGCCAACAAGCTGTGCGGCCGTGAGTCGCCGCCCTACGACCTGCACGTGGTCAGCGTCAGCGACGATGCCATCGTGCGTACGGAGAGCGGTCTGCGCATATTGGCGGACGCGCCGTACCACCGCATCGTCGAGCAGGTGGGCAGACCGATCGACACGCTGCTGATCTCGGGCGGCTCGGGCCATGCACGGGCCGCCGAGGACGAGCAGCTGATCGGCTGGCTACGCACGCAGGCGACGCAGGTGCGGCGGATGGGCGCGGTTTGCACCGGGGCGTTCGTGCTGGCCGGTACGGGGCTGCTCGACGCGCAGCGCGTGACCACTCACTGGCGTCATGCCGAGCGGCTGGCCCATCGGCACCCGGAACTGGACGTCGATGCCGATCCGATCTGGATTCGCGCGGGTCGCTTTTATACCTCGGCCGGCGTCTCGGCTGGCATGGACCTGTCGCTCGCACTGGTCGAGGAAGACCTGGGCCACACGGTGTCGCTGGACGTCGCGCGGGATCTGGTGCTGTTCCTCCGGCGTCCGGGCAATCAGGCGCAGTTTTCGACGGTGCTGCGGGCGCAAGCGGCGCAAAGCCCTGAACTGCGAGCGTTGCAGACATGGATTGCCGATAACCTCGGCCGGGACCTGTCGGTCGGCGTGCTGGCGGAGCAGGTGGCGATGAGTCCGCGCAATTTTGCGCGGGTCTTCGTGAAGCAGGTGGGAGACACGCCAGCGCGCTATGTCGAGCGGCTTCGCGTGGAAGCGGTGCGGCGTCTGCTGGAAGGGGGCGATCGGCGGCTGGAAGCCATCGCGCATGTCACCGGATTCGGTAATGCCGATGTCATGCGTCAGGCATTCCAGCGCCATGTGCAGACGACGCCCGAGCGATACCGGGCGGCATTCCGCGGGGAAGGGCAGGCAGTGGCGCTGGCGGCTGCGTAG